Proteins from a genomic interval of Granulicella sp. L56:
- a CDS encoding CCA tRNA nucleotidyltransferase, which translates to MPIFISTNPSYLAARNIVLALRAEGHQAFFAGGCVRDLLLRLDPKDFDVATSATPDIVQKIFPRTLAVGAHFGVILVCAEDGITTEVATFRHDGAYSDGRRPDAVRFSTDAREDVLRRDFTINGMLLDPVVFEETGDAAAATLDYVGGRADLAAGILRAIGEPSLRFAEDKLRMLRAIRFAARLTLEIEPRTMAAIRNAAAQIGQVSSERIRDELTLMLTEGHARRAFELLDTTGLLQQVLPEATRLHGVQQPPQFHPEGDVWTHTMLLLEKLQPGASATLAWGALLHDIGKPATYRAPNPNDPTDRIRFNGHVEVGVRIAEKVLGRMRFSNEDTAQIVALVKNHMRFGDVLQMRQSTLKRFLRLPRFDEHLALHWLDCTSCHGDLTLYNFARQQYETAPAEHIQPKLLVTGRDLIAAGYRPGPHFKAMLEAAEDAQLEGHATTQAEALAIVKEQFGGPAS; encoded by the coding sequence ATGCCCATCTTCATCAGCACGAACCCGAGCTACCTCGCAGCCCGCAACATCGTGCTTGCCCTGCGCGCCGAAGGCCATCAGGCTTTCTTCGCAGGTGGCTGCGTGCGCGACCTTCTTCTCCGCCTTGATCCAAAAGACTTTGACGTAGCCACCAGTGCAACCCCGGACATTGTGCAGAAGATCTTCCCCAGGACCCTTGCGGTCGGCGCACACTTCGGCGTCATTCTCGTGTGCGCGGAAGACGGCATCACGACCGAGGTCGCAACCTTTCGCCACGACGGAGCCTACAGCGATGGCCGCAGACCGGACGCGGTTCGTTTCTCGACCGATGCCCGCGAAGATGTCCTGCGACGCGACTTCACCATCAATGGAATGCTGCTCGATCCGGTTGTCTTTGAAGAGACCGGCGATGCCGCAGCAGCCACGCTCGACTACGTTGGTGGCCGCGCCGATCTCGCTGCAGGCATCCTGCGCGCCATCGGAGAACCGTCGCTGCGATTCGCCGAGGACAAGCTGCGAATGCTGCGGGCTATACGTTTTGCCGCGCGACTCACCCTCGAGATCGAGCCACGCACCATGGCCGCGATTCGCAACGCCGCCGCACAGATTGGCCAGGTCAGCAGCGAGCGCATTCGCGATGAACTGACCCTGATGCTGACCGAGGGCCACGCGCGCCGTGCCTTTGAATTGCTCGACACCACCGGCCTGTTGCAGCAGGTTCTACCCGAAGCCACGCGACTGCACGGAGTGCAGCAGCCGCCACAATTTCATCCCGAGGGCGACGTCTGGACGCACACCATGCTGCTGCTCGAAAAGCTTCAGCCTGGCGCATCCGCGACGCTGGCATGGGGAGCGCTGCTCCATGACATCGGCAAACCTGCGACCTACCGTGCGCCAAATCCAAACGATCCCACTGACCGCATCCGCTTCAATGGCCATGTGGAGGTCGGTGTCCGCATCGCCGAAAAGGTCCTTGGCCGCATGCGCTTCTCCAACGAAGACACCGCGCAGATCGTCGCCCTAGTCAAAAATCACATGCGCTTCGGCGACGTTCTCCAGATGCGGCAATCGACACTGAAGCGCTTCCTGCGCCTGCCTCGCTTCGACGAGCATCTCGCCCTGCACTGGCTCGACTGCACCTCTTGCCACGGCGATCTCACGCTCTACAACTTCGCCCGGCAGCAGTACGAGACCGCACCCGCAGAACATATCCAGCCGAAGCTGCTTGTCACAGGCCGTGATCTTATCGCGGCAGGCTACCGCCCCGGCCCACACTTCAAGGCGATGCTCGAAGCCGCCGAGGACGCTCAACTTGAAGGGCACGCCACCACGCAGGCAGAAGCGCTGGCCATCGTGAAGGAGCAATTCGGCGGACCTGCGAGCTAA